A DNA window from Streptomyces canus contains the following coding sequences:
- a CDS encoding helix-turn-helix transcriptional regulator: MLETSARLLRLLSLLQAHRDWSGADLADRLGVTPRTVRRDVDRLRELGYPVNASPGTGGGYQLGAGAELPPLLLDDDEAVAVAVGLRTAAGQGIEGIGETSVRALAKLEQVLPSRLRRRVGALNAFTVPMLRGPQPSAVDPGVLTELANLCRDAERLRFEYSDHGGASSRRTVEPHRLVCSERRWYLVAWDVDREDWRTFRADRITPRPPHGPRFTPRTPPAEDLAAYVSRGVSTRAYASHAVVRLLVPKERAAERISPSAGVLEAEGPDSCLLRTGAASLDVMVIHVMMTGFEFEVLEPAELTEAIRTAHDRLARSLARAAESGPRTADGAGRTPGTRSGSGAVS, encoded by the coding sequence ATGTTGGAGACCTCGGCACGACTTCTGCGCCTGCTCTCGCTTCTCCAGGCCCACCGCGATTGGTCCGGCGCCGACCTGGCCGACCGCCTCGGCGTCACCCCGCGCACCGTGCGCCGGGACGTGGACCGGCTGCGCGAGCTGGGCTATCCCGTCAACGCCAGCCCGGGCACCGGTGGCGGCTACCAGCTGGGCGCGGGCGCCGAGCTGCCGCCGCTGCTCCTGGACGACGACGAGGCCGTCGCGGTCGCCGTCGGCCTGCGCACGGCGGCGGGGCAGGGCATCGAGGGGATCGGGGAGACCTCCGTACGGGCCCTCGCCAAGCTGGAGCAGGTCCTGCCGAGCCGGCTGCGCCGCCGGGTGGGCGCCCTGAACGCCTTCACCGTGCCGATGCTGCGCGGCCCCCAGCCCTCCGCCGTCGACCCGGGCGTCCTCACCGAGCTCGCCAACCTCTGCCGGGACGCCGAACGGCTGCGCTTCGAGTACAGCGACCACGGGGGCGCCTCCAGCCGCCGTACCGTCGAACCGCACCGCCTGGTGTGCAGCGAGCGGCGCTGGTATCTGGTGGCCTGGGACGTCGACCGCGAGGACTGGCGGACCTTCCGGGCCGACCGGATCACCCCCAGGCCGCCGCACGGTCCCCGGTTCACTCCGCGCACCCCGCCCGCCGAGGATCTCGCCGCCTACGTCTCGCGAGGCGTCTCCACGCGCGCGTACGCCTCACACGCGGTCGTGCGACTGCTGGTGCCCAAGGAACGGGCCGCCGAGCGGATCTCGCCGAGTGCCGGGGTGCTGGAGGCGGAGGGGCCCGACAGCTGCCTCCTGCGCACCGGGGCCGCGAGTCTCGACGTGATGGTGATCCACGTGATGATGACGGGCTTCGAGTTCGAGGTGCTGGAGCCAGCCGAGCTGACCGAGGCGATCAGGACGGCTCACGACCGGCTTGCTCGCTCTTTGGCTCGGGCTGCGGAGTCTGGGCCGCGTACTGCGGATGGTGCAGGTCGAACGCCGGGGACTCGGAGCGGATCCGGGGCAGTGTCGTGA
- a CDS encoding epoxide hydrolase family protein yields MADNSATAENREIRPFRIDIPQAQLDDLPTRLDLTRWPDELPGAGWEYGASLPYLRDLAAYWRGAYDWRKHEAGLNELPQFVTEIDGAQVHFLHVRSSRPDALPLILTHGWPGSIVEFLGVIGSLSEDFHLVIPSIPGFGFSGPTRDKGWNVNRVARAWAELMRRLGYERYGAQGGDLGALISPALARVAPESVVGVHVNAASVGFIPLGPVDEEAQKGLTDRERRRLASIAEFTTDGFGYNAVQSTRPQTLSYALTDSPVGQLAWIMEKFQAWTHSSATLPEDAIDRDTLLTNVMLYWLTGTAGSAARMYYENSHVPDWFPTATSGVPTAVANFGEDVAIRRWAEQANTLVRWTEFDRGGHFAALEVPDLLAGDVRQFFGSLR; encoded by the coding sequence ATGGCAGACAACAGCGCGACCGCAGAGAACCGTGAGATCCGCCCGTTCCGGATCGACATCCCGCAGGCGCAGCTCGATGACCTGCCCACCCGCCTGGACCTCACCCGCTGGCCGGACGAGCTCCCGGGCGCCGGCTGGGAGTACGGCGCCTCCCTGCCGTATCTCCGCGATCTCGCCGCGTACTGGCGCGGTGCCTACGACTGGCGCAAGCACGAGGCCGGCCTCAACGAGCTCCCGCAGTTCGTCACCGAGATCGACGGCGCCCAGGTGCACTTCCTGCACGTCCGCTCGTCCCGGCCGGACGCGCTCCCGCTGATCCTGACGCACGGCTGGCCGGGTTCGATCGTCGAGTTCCTCGGTGTGATCGGCTCGCTGAGCGAGGACTTCCATCTGGTGATCCCGTCCATTCCCGGCTTCGGCTTCTCCGGGCCGACGCGCGACAAGGGCTGGAACGTCAACCGGGTCGCCCGCGCGTGGGCGGAGCTGATGCGCAGGCTCGGCTACGAGCGCTACGGCGCCCAGGGCGGCGACCTGGGCGCGCTGATCTCCCCCGCGCTCGCCCGGGTCGCTCCGGAGTCCGTCGTCGGCGTCCATGTGAACGCCGCCTCGGTCGGGTTCATCCCGCTCGGCCCGGTCGACGAGGAGGCGCAGAAAGGGCTGACCGACCGCGAGCGGCGAAGGCTCGCGAGCATCGCCGAGTTCACCACGGACGGCTTCGGCTACAACGCCGTGCAGTCGACCCGTCCGCAGACCCTCTCCTACGCCCTCACCGACTCGCCCGTCGGTCAACTGGCGTGGATCATGGAGAAGTTCCAGGCGTGGACACACTCCTCGGCCACACTGCCGGAGGACGCGATCGACCGGGACACCCTGCTCACCAACGTGATGCTGTACTGGCTGACCGGCACGGCCGGTTCCGCGGCCCGCATGTACTACGAGAACAGCCATGTGCCGGACTGGTTCCCGACGGCGACCTCCGGCGTGCCGACCGCGGTGGCCAACTTCGGCGAGGACGTGGCGATCCGCCGCTGGGCCGAGCAGGCCAACACCCTCGTGCGCTGGACGGAGTTCGACCGCGGCGGCCACTTCGCGGCCCTGGAGGTCCCCGATCTGCTGGCCGGTGACGTCAGGCAGTTCTTCGGCTCACTGCGGTGA
- a CDS encoding ABC transporter substrate-binding protein, which translates to MPRRRLFRAAEAALAVLLLMVGTACGSRLPESDFEHRERATPAQDGTPIRVGIVTSATSPVGGGTFTGPRDGAKAYFERLNARGGVDGRRIEVRECDDGGSGVGNNTCVHRLIDEDKVVALVATTALDYAAASRVSHARVPDIGGQPLGAAYDTWPHLYGIYGSLAPRRGTTGWGGKQYGGTEVYRYFKREHGARTAAVVSYNQAASAAYARLVEQGLKAEGYKVVTEQVDFALPNFRAVAADLKEQGADLVFDAVDSHGNAQLCEAMDAAGVEVTAKVTNVQNWTSTVPDDYKDAPRCRNALWATGASRNFEDVGNAAVREFRDATRSLKTHSQWQLEGWAAAKWFTNAAKSCTPQGVTRGCVDAYMNHSQDYTADGLLLPVRFERLVEPPKSRRTCLSVARWQDGRGWVSQSDMDHTCFDVPQLPYQQ; encoded by the coding sequence ATGCCACGGCGTCGGCTCTTCCGGGCTGCTGAGGCCGCCCTCGCGGTCCTGCTGCTCATGGTGGGCACGGCGTGCGGCAGTCGGCTGCCGGAGAGCGACTTCGAGCACCGGGAGCGGGCGACCCCCGCCCAGGACGGCACCCCGATCCGGGTCGGCATCGTCACCAGCGCCACCAGCCCGGTCGGCGGCGGCACCTTCACCGGCCCGCGCGACGGCGCCAAGGCGTACTTCGAGCGCCTCAACGCGCGCGGGGGCGTCGACGGCCGCCGGATCGAGGTGCGCGAGTGCGACGACGGCGGCAGCGGGGTCGGCAACAACACCTGTGTCCACCGGCTGATCGACGAGGACAAGGTGGTCGCCCTGGTCGCGACCACCGCCCTCGACTACGCCGCTGCCTCCCGCGTCTCCCACGCGCGCGTGCCCGACATCGGAGGCCAGCCCCTCGGCGCCGCCTACGACACCTGGCCGCACCTCTACGGCATCTACGGCAGCCTCGCGCCTCGGCGCGGCACGACCGGCTGGGGCGGAAAGCAGTACGGCGGCACCGAGGTCTACCGCTATTTCAAGCGCGAGCACGGGGCTCGTACGGCGGCTGTCGTGTCGTACAACCAGGCCGCGTCCGCCGCCTACGCCCGGCTCGTCGAGCAGGGGCTGAAGGCCGAGGGGTACAAGGTCGTCACCGAGCAGGTCGACTTCGCGCTGCCCAACTTCCGTGCCGTGGCGGCCGACCTGAAGGAGCAGGGCGCCGACCTGGTCTTCGACGCCGTCGACAGCCATGGCAACGCCCAGTTGTGCGAGGCGATGGACGCGGCCGGCGTCGAGGTCACCGCCAAGGTCACCAACGTGCAGAACTGGACCTCCACCGTCCCGGACGATTACAAGGACGCCCCGCGCTGCCGCAACGCCCTGTGGGCGACCGGGGCCAGCCGGAACTTCGAGGACGTCGGCAATGCGGCCGTGCGCGAGTTCAGGGACGCCACCAGGAGTCTGAAAACGCATTCCCAGTGGCAGTTGGAGGGCTGGGCGGCCGCGAAGTGGTTCACGAACGCCGCGAAGTCGTGTACGCCACAAGGCGTCACGCGCGGGTGCGTCGACGCCTACATGAACCACAGCCAGGACTACACCGCGGACGGCCTGCTTCTCCCCGTCCGCTTCGAGCGCCTGGTCGAGCCGCCGAAGTCCCGCAGAACCTGTCTCTCGGTGGCCCGCTGGCAGGACGGCCGGGGCTGGGTCTCCCAGAGCGACATGGACCATACGTGCTTCGACGTTCCGCAACTGCCGTATCAGCAGTGA